In the Deltaproteobacteria bacterium genome, one interval contains:
- a CDS encoding MFS transporter, whose amino-acid sequence MPRSVAFAALTAFVLMLGIGVLFPVLPFLTRDLGIPDAQAGWLLASYPLASFLASPFWGRFSNARGRKPALVIGLLGYSLGFILFGFGQTLGQLLAARVLGGLLSAAALPALFAYVADVTSPEKRSSGMGALGAGLGLGVTLGPVLGWLTYAAYGLRAPYFVAGAIGLANALAVSRWLPESLDAAARADRDREAAPRRPLAQIALPLAPFLLCSFLTSTARMAVDTTFGFFAQTALGASPRGVAGVLFAMGVTSALVQGGLLRSLAGRISDLQLFVAGCALMTAGLAGLGFAGSWAGVLSGGIPVAVGFALLAPTLTSLLSRAAEDVQGEAQGLNGSATALSRVISPLLFTTGLWPSFGGPGTYGAAAVLSALAGVVALLRFRSRVAA is encoded by the coding sequence ATGCCGCGCTCCGTCGCCTTCGCCGCACTCACCGCGTTCGTGCTCATGCTCGGCATCGGCGTGCTGTTTCCCGTGCTGCCGTTCCTGACCCGCGATCTCGGCATTCCCGACGCGCAGGCCGGCTGGCTGCTCGCGTCGTACCCGCTCGCCTCGTTCCTCGCGAGCCCGTTCTGGGGCCGGTTCTCCAACGCGCGCGGCCGAAAGCCCGCGCTCGTGATCGGCCTGCTCGGCTACTCGCTGGGCTTCATCCTGTTCGGCTTCGGCCAGACGCTCGGCCAGCTCCTGGCGGCGCGCGTGCTCGGCGGGCTGCTCTCCGCGGCCGCGCTTCCCGCGCTCTTCGCGTACGTCGCCGACGTCACGAGCCCCGAGAAGCGCAGCTCCGGAATGGGGGCGCTCGGCGCAGGGCTGGGGCTCGGCGTGACGCTCGGGCCGGTGCTCGGCTGGCTGACCTACGCCGCCTATGGATTGCGCGCTCCGTACTTCGTGGCGGGCGCGATCGGGCTCGCAAACGCCCTCGCGGTCTCGCGCTGGCTGCCCGAGAGCCTCGACGCGGCCGCGCGCGCGGATCGCGATCGCGAGGCCGCGCCGCGCCGACCGCTCGCGCAGATCGCGCTGCCGCTCGCGCCGTTCCTGCTCTGCAGCTTCCTGACCTCGACGGCGCGAATGGCCGTCGACACGACCTTCGGCTTCTTCGCGCAGACCGCGCTCGGGGCGTCGCCGCGCGGTGTCGCCGGCGTGCTCTTCGCGATGGGCGTGACCTCGGCGCTGGTTCAGGGCGGGCTCTTGCGCTCGCTCGCGGGTCGGATCTCCGACCTGCAGCTCTTCGTCGCCGGATGCGCGCTGATGACCGCGGGGCTCGCGGGGCTGGGATTCGCGGGCAGCTGGGCGGGGGTGCTTTCGGGCGGCATTCCGGTCGCGGTCGGCTTCGCGCTGCTCGCGCCGACCCTCACCTCGCTGCTCTCGCGCGCCGCCGAGGACGTGCAGGGAGAGGCGCAGGGGTTGAACGGCAGCGCGACCGCGCTCTCGCGCGTGATCTCGCCGCTGCTGTTCACGACCGGCCTCTGGCCGAGCTTCGGCGGACCGGGCACCTACGGCGCCGCGGCGGTCCTGTCGGCGCTCGCGGGGGTCGTCGCGCTACTGCGCTTCAGAAGCCGGGTGGCGGCGTGA